A genomic segment from Vanacampus margaritifer isolate UIUO_Vmar chromosome 3, RoL_Vmar_1.0, whole genome shotgun sequence encodes:
- the klhl22 gene encoding kelch-like protein 22 isoform X2, with product MKPEQHSPAMADNGQLSLVGGSVTGGSSTRRGRQTYRSSAHSQSLLDSLLGLRQAGILSDVVLLVEGRAIHGHRVLLAAACDYFRGMFTGGLREMQQNEIPIHGVSYLGMTKILDYIYTSKIELDLDCVQEVLIAATLVQLEDVIGFCCEFLFSWLDESNILEMHRLADLYGLQQLNAKVHAHILSNLQALSRTDVYRRLPQEEVFRVLSSDKLEVQSENEVYEAALHYHYSPEQVESDQVYLQDNLEMLDAVRFCLMDKQVLQRLYDKLDQCPLKEAVSAALYYHEQEIWQPVLQSPLTQPRSTFYCILAFGGMFSSRSHMDSEHLFQVFHPSWNEWRALNAVNTPRMSNQGIAVLNNFVYLIGGDKNTSGFRAENRCWRYDPRHNSWCSIQPLQHQHADHCVCVLGDHIYAIGGRDYSKELCSVERYDPHTHTWEFVSPLLREVYAHAGAVTDGKMYITCGRRGQAYLRETYCYDPAANQWTACADGPVGRAWHGMAAVNGRLYVIGGSNDEHSYRRDVLQMACYEPSDNSWTLLSPLPAGHGEPGMAVLDDRIYVLGGRSHNKGNRMKYVHVFNTDTGEWESDTPMKERVSGLAACVVLMPPAVLALAKSLEQHLKASWEDDFFSSHTSTDEDE from the exons ATGAAGCCTGAACAACACAGCCCTGCCATGGCCGACAACGGACAGCTGAGTCTGGTGGGCGGTTCGGTCACCGGCGGCTCCTCAACCCGCCGCGGCCGTCAGACGTACAGAAGTTCGGCCCATTCCCAAAGCCTCCTGGACAGCCTGCTGGGGCTCCGGCAAGCTGGCATCCTGTCCGACGTGGTGCTGCTGGTGGAGGGTCGAGCCATCCACGGCCACCGTGTGCTTCTCGCTGCCGCCTGCGATTACTTTAG GGGAATGTTCACTGGAGGCCTTCGAGAGATGCAGCAGAATGAGATTCCAATCCATGGCGTGTCCTATTTGGGCATGACCAAAATACTGGACTATATCTACACTTCAAAGATCGAGTTAGACCTGGACTGTGTGCAGGAAGTCTTGATAGCGGCCACATTGGTGCAg CTTGAGGATGTCATTGGCTTCTGCTGCGAGTTCCTCTTCTCCTGGCTGGACGAGAGCAACATACTGGAAATGCATCGCCTCGCTGATCTCTACGGACTGCAGCAACTCAATGCCAAAGTCCACGCCCACATCCTGAGCAACCTGCAGGCTTTGTCCCGCACGGACGTTTACCGACGGCTCCCCCAAGAGGAAGTATTCCGAGTGCTGAGCAGTGATAAGCTGGAGGTGCAAAGTGAGAATGAGGTGTACGAGGCAGCGCTTCACTACCACTACAGTCCTGAGCAGGTGGAGAGTGACCAGGTGTACTTGCAG GACAATCTGGAGATGCTTGATGCCGTGCGTTTTTGCCTAATGGACAAACAAGTGCTGCAGAGGTTGTACGATAAACTGGATCAGTGCCCGCTAAAGGAAGCCGTGTCCGCCGCCCTCTATTACCATGAGCAGGAGATCTGGCAGCCAGTCCTTCAGAGTCCTCTCACACAGCCCCGCTCCACCTTCTACTGTATCTTGGCCTTCGGCGGGATGTTCTCTTCCCGTTCTCATATGGACAGCGAGCACCTGTTCCAGGTGTTCCACCCTAGCTGGAATGAGTGGAGGGCACTGAATGCAGTGAACACTCCCCGGATGTCCAACCAGGGAATTGCTGTGCTTAACAACTTTGTGTATCTTATTGGTGGAGACAAGAATACCAGTGGATTTCGTGCAGAGAATCGTTGCTGGAG ATACGACCCTCGTCACAACAGCTGGTGCTCCATCCAACCTTTGCAGCATCAGCACGCTGACCAttgcgtgtgcgtgttgggCGACCATATTTACGCCATCGGCGGTCGTGACTACAGCAAGGAGCTGTGCTCGGTGGAACGTTACGACCCACACACTCACACCTGGGAGTTTGTGTCTCCTCTCCTCAGAGAG GTTTATGCCCATGCTGGAGCTGTGACAGATGGAAAAATGTACATTACTTGTGGGCGCAGAGGGCAGGCGTACCTAAGAGAGACCTACTGTTATGACCCAGCGGCCAACCAGTGGACAGCATGTGCGGACGGGCCAGTGGGGCGAGCGTGGCACGGCATGGCTGCTGTCAACGGACGCCTGTATGTCATTGGGGGAAGTAATGATGAGCATAGCTACAGGCGGGATGTCTTACAG ATGGCGTGCTATGAGCCCTCGGACAACTCCTGGACTTTACTGAGCCCGCTCCCTGCTGGCCATGGGGAACCCGGCATGGCAGTATTGGACGATCGCATCTACGTCCTGGGCGGGCGCTCTCATAACAAAGGCAACCGGATGAAATACGTTCACGTGTTCAACACCGACACGGGTGAGTGGGAGAGCGACACGCCGATGAAGGAGCGCGTCTCAGGCCTGGCGGCCTGCGTGGTGCTCATGCCGCCAGCTGTGTTGGCACTCGCAAAGAGCTTGGAGCAGCACCTCAAAGCATCATGGGAAGATGACTTTTTCAGCTCACACACCAGCACGGATGAAGACGAATGA
- the kctd9a gene encoding BTB/POZ domain-containing protein KCTD9a codes for MRRVTLFVNGTSINGKVVAVYGALSDLLSVASNKLGIKASCLYNGKGGLIDDIALIRDDDVLYVSEGDPFIEFQNEVKVGSDQQAAHTDWLTLNIGGRLFTTTRSTLVSKEPESMLAHMFREKDVWGNKQDEHGAYLIDRSPEYFEPILNYLRHGQLIINEGINIRGVLEEARFFGIEQLADQLELVMKNSQPPEDHSPISRKEFVRFLLATPTKSELRCQGLNFSGADLSRLDLRYINFKMANLSRCNLTHANLCCSNLERADLSGANLDGANLQGVKMLCSNAEGASLKGCNFEDPSGLKANLEGANLKGVDMEGSQMTGINLRVATLKNAKLKNCNLRGATLAGTDLENCDLSGCDLQEANLRGSNVKGAIFEEMLTPLHMSQSVR; via the exons ATGAGAAGAGTCACGTTATTTGTTAACGGGACGTCTATAAATGGCAAG GTTGTAGCAGTGTATGGGGCTTTATCTGACTTACTATCTGTAGCCAGCAATAAATTAGGAATCAAAGCATCATGTCTATATAATGGCAAGGGAGGTCTCATCGACGACATTGCCCTAATCag AGACGATGACGTGCTGTATGTCTCAGAAGGTGATCCATTTATTG AATTTCAAAATGAAGTCAAAGTTGGATCTGATCAACAAGCTGCTCACACTGACTGGTTGACCCTGAACATTGGTGGTCGTCTCTTCACCACTACCAG GAGTACCCTGGTCAGCAAAGAGCCTGAAAGTATGCTCGCTCACATGTTTCGAGAGAAAG ATGTCTGGGGAAACAAGCAAGATGAGCACGGGGCCTACCTCATTGACCGCAGCCCTGAATATTTTGAGCCCATTCTTAATTACTTGAGACATGGCCAGCTCATTATCAATGAGGGCATTAATATAAGAG GTGTTCTTGAGGAGGCTCGTTTTTTTGGAATTGAGCAACTTGCTGATCAGTTGGAATTGGTCATGAAG AACTCGCAGCCGCCTGAAGACCATTCTCCCATTTCCCGCAAGGAGTTTGTGCGTTTTCTTTTGGCTACACCCACCAAGTCTGAGCTACGGTGCCAG GGTCTTAATTTTAGTGGCGCGGATCTGTCCCGGCTCGATTTGCGCTACATCAATTTCAAGATGGCGAATCTCAGTCGCTGCAACCTGACACACGCCAACCTGTGTTGTTCCAATCTGGAGCGGGCCGATCTGTCCGGAGCCAACCTGGAT GGTGCTAACTTACAAGGTGTGAAGATGCTCTGCTCCAATGCAGAGGGAGCTTCTCTTAAAGGATGCAACTTTGAAGATCCCTCTGGGCTGAAGGCCAACTTGGAAG GTGCCAACCTGAAAGGAGTCGATATGGAAGGAAGTCAAATGACCGGCATTAACCTGCGGGTGGCCACTCTGAAAAATGCAAAGCTGAAAAACTGCAACCTGCGGGGAGCCACTTTAGCAGGGACGGATCTTGAG AACTGCGACCTGTCTGGCTGTGATCTACAAGAGGCTAACCTGAGGGGGTCCAATGTAAAAGGAGCCATTTTTGAAGAGATGCTGACGCCGCTGCACATGTCGCAGAGTGTTAGATAA
- the klhl22 gene encoding kelch-like protein 22 isoform X1: MKPEQHSPAMADNGQLSLVGGSVTGGSSTRRGRQTYRSSAHSQSLLDSLLGLRQAGILSDVVLLVEGRAIHGHRVLLAAACDYFRGMFTGGLREMQQNEIPIHGVSYLGMTKILDYIYTSKIELDLDCVQEVLIAATLVQLEDVIGFCCEFLFSWLDESNILEMHRLADLYGLQQLNAKVHAHILSNLQALSRTDVYRRLPQEEVFRVLSSDKLEVQSENEVYEAALHYHYSPEQVESDQVYLQVSQDNLEMLDAVRFCLMDKQVLQRLYDKLDQCPLKEAVSAALYYHEQEIWQPVLQSPLTQPRSTFYCILAFGGMFSSRSHMDSEHLFQVFHPSWNEWRALNAVNTPRMSNQGIAVLNNFVYLIGGDKNTSGFRAENRCWRYDPRHNSWCSIQPLQHQHADHCVCVLGDHIYAIGGRDYSKELCSVERYDPHTHTWEFVSPLLREVYAHAGAVTDGKMYITCGRRGQAYLRETYCYDPAANQWTACADGPVGRAWHGMAAVNGRLYVIGGSNDEHSYRRDVLQMACYEPSDNSWTLLSPLPAGHGEPGMAVLDDRIYVLGGRSHNKGNRMKYVHVFNTDTGEWESDTPMKERVSGLAACVVLMPPAVLALAKSLEQHLKASWEDDFFSSHTSTDEDE, translated from the exons ATGAAGCCTGAACAACACAGCCCTGCCATGGCCGACAACGGACAGCTGAGTCTGGTGGGCGGTTCGGTCACCGGCGGCTCCTCAACCCGCCGCGGCCGTCAGACGTACAGAAGTTCGGCCCATTCCCAAAGCCTCCTGGACAGCCTGCTGGGGCTCCGGCAAGCTGGCATCCTGTCCGACGTGGTGCTGCTGGTGGAGGGTCGAGCCATCCACGGCCACCGTGTGCTTCTCGCTGCCGCCTGCGATTACTTTAG GGGAATGTTCACTGGAGGCCTTCGAGAGATGCAGCAGAATGAGATTCCAATCCATGGCGTGTCCTATTTGGGCATGACCAAAATACTGGACTATATCTACACTTCAAAGATCGAGTTAGACCTGGACTGTGTGCAGGAAGTCTTGATAGCGGCCACATTGGTGCAg CTTGAGGATGTCATTGGCTTCTGCTGCGAGTTCCTCTTCTCCTGGCTGGACGAGAGCAACATACTGGAAATGCATCGCCTCGCTGATCTCTACGGACTGCAGCAACTCAATGCCAAAGTCCACGCCCACATCCTGAGCAACCTGCAGGCTTTGTCCCGCACGGACGTTTACCGACGGCTCCCCCAAGAGGAAGTATTCCGAGTGCTGAGCAGTGATAAGCTGGAGGTGCAAAGTGAGAATGAGGTGTACGAGGCAGCGCTTCACTACCACTACAGTCCTGAGCAGGTGGAGAGTGACCAGGTGTACTTGCAGGTCAGTCAG GACAATCTGGAGATGCTTGATGCCGTGCGTTTTTGCCTAATGGACAAACAAGTGCTGCAGAGGTTGTACGATAAACTGGATCAGTGCCCGCTAAAGGAAGCCGTGTCCGCCGCCCTCTATTACCATGAGCAGGAGATCTGGCAGCCAGTCCTTCAGAGTCCTCTCACACAGCCCCGCTCCACCTTCTACTGTATCTTGGCCTTCGGCGGGATGTTCTCTTCCCGTTCTCATATGGACAGCGAGCACCTGTTCCAGGTGTTCCACCCTAGCTGGAATGAGTGGAGGGCACTGAATGCAGTGAACACTCCCCGGATGTCCAACCAGGGAATTGCTGTGCTTAACAACTTTGTGTATCTTATTGGTGGAGACAAGAATACCAGTGGATTTCGTGCAGAGAATCGTTGCTGGAG ATACGACCCTCGTCACAACAGCTGGTGCTCCATCCAACCTTTGCAGCATCAGCACGCTGACCAttgcgtgtgcgtgttgggCGACCATATTTACGCCATCGGCGGTCGTGACTACAGCAAGGAGCTGTGCTCGGTGGAACGTTACGACCCACACACTCACACCTGGGAGTTTGTGTCTCCTCTCCTCAGAGAG GTTTATGCCCATGCTGGAGCTGTGACAGATGGAAAAATGTACATTACTTGTGGGCGCAGAGGGCAGGCGTACCTAAGAGAGACCTACTGTTATGACCCAGCGGCCAACCAGTGGACAGCATGTGCGGACGGGCCAGTGGGGCGAGCGTGGCACGGCATGGCTGCTGTCAACGGACGCCTGTATGTCATTGGGGGAAGTAATGATGAGCATAGCTACAGGCGGGATGTCTTACAG ATGGCGTGCTATGAGCCCTCGGACAACTCCTGGACTTTACTGAGCCCGCTCCCTGCTGGCCATGGGGAACCCGGCATGGCAGTATTGGACGATCGCATCTACGTCCTGGGCGGGCGCTCTCATAACAAAGGCAACCGGATGAAATACGTTCACGTGTTCAACACCGACACGGGTGAGTGGGAGAGCGACACGCCGATGAAGGAGCGCGTCTCAGGCCTGGCGGCCTGCGTGGTGCTCATGCCGCCAGCTGTGTTGGCACTCGCAAAGAGCTTGGAGCAGCACCTCAAAGCATCATGGGAAGATGACTTTTTCAGCTCACACACCAGCACGGATGAAGACGAATGA
- the ankrd39 gene encoding ankyrin repeat domain-containing protein 39 isoform X2, with protein MGPDGERCCSCCTLPGSPSVYQTVDEMDFERGVWSAAMNGDLKRVQSMIQKGTHPNLRDTAGYTALHYASRSGHLTVCEFLLENGACASPQTPGGATPLQRAAFCGHVDVVRLLLLHKADPMISDDDGASPLHKAAEQGHEKVCQLLLEACPALCSQKNKRLQLPYQMAPQEHLQKLLKQFL; from the exons ATGGGTCCAGATGGAGAACGTTGTTGCTCGTGTTGCACACTTCCTGGATCTCCCAGTGTTTACCAGACTGTGGACGAGATGGACTTTGAACGAG GTGTGTGGTCTGCTGCCATGAATGGAGATTTGAAGCGAGTCCAGTCAATGATCCAAAAGGGTACCCATCCAAACCTCAGGGACACAGCAGGATATACAGCTCTA CACTATGCAAGTCGCAGCGGTCATCTCACTGTATGTGAGTTTCTGCTTGAAAATGGAGCTTGTGCATCTCCTCAGACACCAGGCGGTGCCACGCCCCTCCAGCGGGCAGCATTCTGCGGTCATGTGGATGTCGTTAGATTATTGCTGCTCCATAAAGCTGATCCAATGATCTCTGATGATGACGGCGCATCTCCTCTTCACAAG GCTGCAGAACAAGGTCATGAAAAGGTGTGTCAGCTGCTTCTTGAGGCCTGCCCCGCACTTTGCAGCCAGAAAAACAAGCGGCTCCAGCTACCCTACCAAATGGCCCCTCAAGAACATTTGCAGAAGCTCCTCAAACAATTCCTGTAA
- the ankrd39 gene encoding ankyrin repeat domain-containing protein 39 isoform X1, translating to MRRTFPNIMLLQTNTMGPDGERCCSCCTLPGSPSVYQTVDEMDFERGVWSAAMNGDLKRVQSMIQKGTHPNLRDTAGYTALHYASRSGHLTVCEFLLENGACASPQTPGGATPLQRAAFCGHVDVVRLLLLHKADPMISDDDGASPLHKAAEQGHEKVCQLLLEACPALCSQKNKRLQLPYQMAPQEHLQKLLKQFL from the exons ATGCGACGTACATTTCCCAACA TTATGTTACTGCAGACGAACACAATGGGTCCAGATGGAGAACGTTGTTGCTCGTGTTGCACACTTCCTGGATCTCCCAGTGTTTACCAGACTGTGGACGAGATGGACTTTGAACGAG GTGTGTGGTCTGCTGCCATGAATGGAGATTTGAAGCGAGTCCAGTCAATGATCCAAAAGGGTACCCATCCAAACCTCAGGGACACAGCAGGATATACAGCTCTA CACTATGCAAGTCGCAGCGGTCATCTCACTGTATGTGAGTTTCTGCTTGAAAATGGAGCTTGTGCATCTCCTCAGACACCAGGCGGTGCCACGCCCCTCCAGCGGGCAGCATTCTGCGGTCATGTGGATGTCGTTAGATTATTGCTGCTCCATAAAGCTGATCCAATGATCTCTGATGATGACGGCGCATCTCCTCTTCACAAG GCTGCAGAACAAGGTCATGAAAAGGTGTGTCAGCTGCTTCTTGAGGCCTGCCCCGCACTTTGCAGCCAGAAAAACAAGCGGCTCCAGCTACCCTACCAAATGGCCCCTCAAGAACATTTGCAGAAGCTCCTCAAACAATTCCTGTAA
- the klhl22 gene encoding kelch-like protein 22 isoform X3, whose product MDGRYHWRTSHYKSPILLARLPLHLRGMFTGGLREMQQNEIPIHGVSYLGMTKILDYIYTSKIELDLDCVQEVLIAATLVQLEDVIGFCCEFLFSWLDESNILEMHRLADLYGLQQLNAKVHAHILSNLQALSRTDVYRRLPQEEVFRVLSSDKLEVQSENEVYEAALHYHYSPEQVESDQVYLQVSQDNLEMLDAVRFCLMDKQVLQRLYDKLDQCPLKEAVSAALYYHEQEIWQPVLQSPLTQPRSTFYCILAFGGMFSSRSHMDSEHLFQVFHPSWNEWRALNAVNTPRMSNQGIAVLNNFVYLIGGDKNTSGFRAENRCWRYDPRHNSWCSIQPLQHQHADHCVCVLGDHIYAIGGRDYSKELCSVERYDPHTHTWEFVSPLLREVYAHAGAVTDGKMYITCGRRGQAYLRETYCYDPAANQWTACADGPVGRAWHGMAAVNGRLYVIGGSNDEHSYRRDVLQMACYEPSDNSWTLLSPLPAGHGEPGMAVLDDRIYVLGGRSHNKGNRMKYVHVFNTDTGEWESDTPMKERVSGLAACVVLMPPAVLALAKSLEQHLKASWEDDFFSSHTSTDEDE is encoded by the exons atggatggacgttaTCATTGGAGGACGTCACACTACAAGAGCCCCATTCTGCTAGCTCGCTTGCCACTACACCTGCG GGGAATGTTCACTGGAGGCCTTCGAGAGATGCAGCAGAATGAGATTCCAATCCATGGCGTGTCCTATTTGGGCATGACCAAAATACTGGACTATATCTACACTTCAAAGATCGAGTTAGACCTGGACTGTGTGCAGGAAGTCTTGATAGCGGCCACATTGGTGCAg CTTGAGGATGTCATTGGCTTCTGCTGCGAGTTCCTCTTCTCCTGGCTGGACGAGAGCAACATACTGGAAATGCATCGCCTCGCTGATCTCTACGGACTGCAGCAACTCAATGCCAAAGTCCACGCCCACATCCTGAGCAACCTGCAGGCTTTGTCCCGCACGGACGTTTACCGACGGCTCCCCCAAGAGGAAGTATTCCGAGTGCTGAGCAGTGATAAGCTGGAGGTGCAAAGTGAGAATGAGGTGTACGAGGCAGCGCTTCACTACCACTACAGTCCTGAGCAGGTGGAGAGTGACCAGGTGTACTTGCAGGTCAGTCAG GACAATCTGGAGATGCTTGATGCCGTGCGTTTTTGCCTAATGGACAAACAAGTGCTGCAGAGGTTGTACGATAAACTGGATCAGTGCCCGCTAAAGGAAGCCGTGTCCGCCGCCCTCTATTACCATGAGCAGGAGATCTGGCAGCCAGTCCTTCAGAGTCCTCTCACACAGCCCCGCTCCACCTTCTACTGTATCTTGGCCTTCGGCGGGATGTTCTCTTCCCGTTCTCATATGGACAGCGAGCACCTGTTCCAGGTGTTCCACCCTAGCTGGAATGAGTGGAGGGCACTGAATGCAGTGAACACTCCCCGGATGTCCAACCAGGGAATTGCTGTGCTTAACAACTTTGTGTATCTTATTGGTGGAGACAAGAATACCAGTGGATTTCGTGCAGAGAATCGTTGCTGGAG ATACGACCCTCGTCACAACAGCTGGTGCTCCATCCAACCTTTGCAGCATCAGCACGCTGACCAttgcgtgtgcgtgttgggCGACCATATTTACGCCATCGGCGGTCGTGACTACAGCAAGGAGCTGTGCTCGGTGGAACGTTACGACCCACACACTCACACCTGGGAGTTTGTGTCTCCTCTCCTCAGAGAG GTTTATGCCCATGCTGGAGCTGTGACAGATGGAAAAATGTACATTACTTGTGGGCGCAGAGGGCAGGCGTACCTAAGAGAGACCTACTGTTATGACCCAGCGGCCAACCAGTGGACAGCATGTGCGGACGGGCCAGTGGGGCGAGCGTGGCACGGCATGGCTGCTGTCAACGGACGCCTGTATGTCATTGGGGGAAGTAATGATGAGCATAGCTACAGGCGGGATGTCTTACAG ATGGCGTGCTATGAGCCCTCGGACAACTCCTGGACTTTACTGAGCCCGCTCCCTGCTGGCCATGGGGAACCCGGCATGGCAGTATTGGACGATCGCATCTACGTCCTGGGCGGGCGCTCTCATAACAAAGGCAACCGGATGAAATACGTTCACGTGTTCAACACCGACACGGGTGAGTGGGAGAGCGACACGCCGATGAAGGAGCGCGTCTCAGGCCTGGCGGCCTGCGTGGTGCTCATGCCGCCAGCTGTGTTGGCACTCGCAAAGAGCTTGGAGCAGCACCTCAAAGCATCATGGGAAGATGACTTTTTCAGCTCACACACCAGCACGGATGAAGACGAATGA